Below is a window of Tolypothrix bouteillei VB521301 DNA.
GAACCTCAAATCGCTCGCTCGGAAGTTCCCACCAACACTTCTCCAGAACCGCAACTTCCACAAAAAGAGGAAAATCCATCTGTTGTAACACCAACACCCGAAATACAACCAGCACCAACTCCCAACGATACAACAGCATTAACCAACAAACTCCGACAATCCACTCTGGCGCGTCGCGTTAGGACGTCCCCATCACCCGCAACGCAACCAACACCAACTCCCGACACCACAGCATTAACCAACAAACTCCGACAATCCACTCTGGCGCGTCGCGTTAGGACGTCCCCATCACCCGCAACGCAACCAACACCAACTCCCGACACCACAGCATTAACCAACAAACTCCGACAATCCACTCTGGCGCGTCGCGTTAGGACGTCCCCATCACCCGAAGTACAACCAACACCAACTCCCGACACCACAGCATTAACCAACAAACTCCGACAATCCACTCTGGCGCGTCGCGTTAGGACGTCCCCATCACCCGCAACGCAACCAACACCAACTCCCAACGACACCACAGCATTAAACAACAAACTCCGACAATCCACTCTGGCGCGTCGCGTCAGGACGTCCCTATCACCCGAAGTACAACCAACACCAACTCCCAACGACACCACAGCATTAAACAACAAACTCCGACAATCCACGCTAGCGCGTCGCGTCAGAACGTCCCCAACACCCGCAACGCAACCAACACCAACTCCATCTGCGATACCATCACAACCCAAACCCCAGCAAACAACTATTGCTCGCAGTACCACTTTTACAAAACCTAAACCCAGCCAAACAAACCTTGCACCTACAACTAAACCAGCAAATCGCACACAAAAGCTGGTAGCTAGCCCTTCATCCGGACAATTACAACCTAGATCGACTCAAAGCACACCACCTAAAGTTAAGCCATCTCGGACATCAGGAGCAGCGAGTCGTTTGGGTGGTCCAGTCAGTTTATCAAGTCGCAATATTGAAAATTTAGCCGCCCTACCTGATTCTAACCCCTCCAATCGAGCTGTTGATGGTATGGATGCTCGCAAGGATGACTTGGGTCCCTATCTAGCACAATTGCAGCAACGAGTGAAGCAGCAATGGATACCCGGACTTACCCAATCGTCCCGCCGAACAGTCCTTTACTTTACTATTAGTCGTTCGGGTCGAATCACCGGTCTTCAAGTTGCACAACCCTCTGGATTCGACGCTATTGATGAAGCTGCGCTGAACGCCGTCCAGCGAGCAGCACCTTTTGCTCCTTTACCAACTACGTATTCAGGAAACTATTTATCTATTGAATTTACGTTTAGTATTAACGTTTATGGGCAACTCGATTTATTTATGGGGCAATAGAGACAGCGAAATAGGAAAATAAATAATTAAACTCTCACCTATGGGGTCAAAATGAAAGTTGATACG
It encodes the following:
- a CDS encoding energy transducer TonB — its product is MVKSYTSQPEKTEKTEQRDRFPRDLLFYLVTSILLHAIVLFGMDYWLQVFKPNREKELSQPIPIEYLEVPPEPAKKPPETSKRAARDSANGGKVKQKSSIAVTKSALPAESKTPTVRPQTLPEPNPATVSPPQPPTQQPAISPNSSSQQQQSQPSQAIAPLAQQTEPQIARSEVPTNTSPEPQLPQKEENPSVVTPTPEIQPAPTPNDTTALTNKLRQSTLARRVRTSPSPATQPTPTPDTTALTNKLRQSTLARRVRTSPSPATQPTPTPDTTALTNKLRQSTLARRVRTSPSPEVQPTPTPDTTALTNKLRQSTLARRVRTSPSPATQPTPTPNDTTALNNKLRQSTLARRVRTSLSPEVQPTPTPNDTTALNNKLRQSTLARRVRTSPTPATQPTPTPSAIPSQPKPQQTTIARSTTFTKPKPSQTNLAPTTKPANRTQKLVASPSSGQLQPRSTQSTPPKVKPSRTSGAASRLGGPVSLSSRNIENLAALPDSNPSNRAVDGMDARKDDLGPYLAQLQQRVKQQWIPGLTQSSRRTVLYFTISRSGRITGLQVAQPSGFDAIDEAALNAVQRAAPFAPLPTTYSGNYLSIEFTFSINVYGQLDLFMGQ